The sequence below is a genomic window from Colletotrichum destructivum chromosome 4, complete sequence.
GGCGTAGAGGAGGCCGAAGAGCGATGTGCCACCTTGATATACTTTTGGAACAAGACGCCCGGGCCGGTATCATACCAGTAGCCTTTGATGCCGGTAAAGGGGATAATGCCACGCGAGGATTCACTGGCGGTAGGACGGCGCACGTCGCAATCAAGGTTGAAGGTTTTGGTCTGGGGATCTAGCACTGCACCCTGGGCGAAACAGAAGGCATCGTCTCGGTTCTGAGTACGGCTGTGGAAGCAAGTTAGATTTGCAACCGCGGCcgaagatgtcgacgtcggcgagcagTACTGGATGGCGCGGTCGCGGAGACCGTAGAGATAGTCGGGACCGAAGCGTTGGGTGCAGAACTCGGGCTCTGGTCCTTGTTGCTCCGGCCTGCTGGAGGCGGCAAGCTCAGGCAACGCAGTCAATACCTCGGATCCTTGCTGGGGCTCGTTGTATCGGAAAGGTTCTTGCAGCCCAACTGCGGCAGGCTGGTTCAACAATGCGAAGAAGGCAAGCAGCAGAATCAAGGCAAGCAAAACAGATAGTCTAACCCGCTTGGTAATAGGTCGAAGGTGCGAGTGCATGTTGAAGGGGGAGAGCATCGTGCCAGAGGTGCGTGCTGGTAGCTAGAGTGAGAGCAGGATTGCCCTGCTTTGGTTGGTTAGAGAGAAATACAGGAAAATCAGGTAGGGAAGAGCATTATTGTTTGTCACTCACCCAGCCACTATTGGATTGAAACCCTGCAAAGAATTGTGATGCTCTCTGTGTGTTTTGTTTGGGTTGCGTAGCATCTGCATACAAACGATGCCGCCAACTAAAATGGTGATGGACGCATATTAGCAGAACTATGATCTGCTTTTTGCAGACTTGGCAATATTCAAATCAGAAATCTTAGGGTATACGGTCTTTATAACCTTGCCGGAAACCAGCAAAGTGATAGGTAGGTGACCCTTATTGCTGCCTGTGGCTGCAGTTTTATTCACATCCGCTTTCTTAGCTTTATCCACCTAGATTTCTTTTAACGTTGCTAATATTTTTAAAGTAAGGCTGCACATTTGCCCTAAGGATCTACCTTCCTATTGTTATGTGTGTGGACCACTTCCGGCCCGTAAGACTCATACTCCCTGTGAAGATTGAAATAGAAGTTAGGATTGCAGAGGAACAGACATGCTGGGATCCGTTTGTAGTGTTCTTGGAAGGGCGGAAGCGATCTCGAGTTCTCTGATCGGGTCGGTTGTAGAAGCCGAGAGACGGAAAAGTTCCTTAATCGGGCTGGTTGTAAAAACCGAGAGGCGGAAACAGTCCTCCGACCGGCCGGGTCGTGTAAGCCGAGAGACAGAACCAGTGCTCGTATAGGCTGCGGCAGGGAAAGCAAAGCCTTAGCACCAGCAAGCGAGTTCGTATACAGCCGCAAGACGTTATTAAACTCGTCCAGGTACTTCTGACTTCTGAGATGCTTTGAtgagggagaaagggaggAGTGGAACCATGTCCAGTAGCGGATGTACGTTGAACTGCGTTTAAGACTTTAAGACGGGGACTCTGCACAACCTATCCAAGTGTCGATACGGATTGCCTCCCAGTCGTTTTGCGACATCGTCTGTTCTCAATGTACCATCAAGGCTTCTTTGCTCATCAAGCTCTGGTCCCAAACACTAGCCATCTACAAaccttccccctcctccccaccccccccccccctcccaaaagaaagaaaaagtTTACAGATAAAAGggaataaaaaaaaaaaagttccAGTGGAATACACCTCAGTCGTCATAGTACTCGTCCGATTCCCCGCGGTCGCTGCCGCTACCGTCCGAGCCGTGCGAGGACCCCCTGTCGCTCTCGTCGCGTTCGTAGCGCTCGCGGTAGTGGTCCTCGGACCCGGACGACGACTGGCGCtcgtgatggtggtgttCGTGTTCGGAGCCGGATTCGGAGCCGGAGTCTGTGCGCAAGGTGGTTAGCCGGATGCCCCTCGCGGGCCTGGGTTGGATGTGGgggaggaggtcaaggggGAAAAGGTACCCAGAgcgttggcgatgagggcgccTCCGATGGCGCCGACTGCGAGGCCGCCTGCCACGCCCAGCAACATGTTTCCGTTaccgcccttcttctttttcttcttcttctcctcctcgccgtaGCCATGCTCGTAGGACTGGCCGTACGCTTGTTGGGGGTGAGGCTGGCCGTAGGGCTGTCCGTGTGGTTGGCCGTAGGGTTGCGGCTGCTCGTAGCCGTGCTGCTGACTCTGGCCGTAGTGCTGACCGGCGTAGTACCCCGCGCcagccccggcggcggcgccggcggcgtacTCCCCATACGGTGGCTGCGGAGAGTGACCGCCATACCCCGGCTGAGGCGAGTGTCCGCCGTATGACGGCTGGTGTGAAGGGCCCCCGTATCCGGGCTGTGGTGAGTAGGGCGGTTGTGGCGAGTGGCCACCGTACCTCGACGCGTCGCCGTGTCCCCCATACCCAGGCGACATGGGCGGGGGCGACACCACGGGCGAAGGTGCAGCCGGCGCCTCCCACTGCGAGGTGCCGGTGGCCTGGTTGACGTAGTACCACCGCCGACTGTTCTCATCCCAGCGCTTCACCCACCCTTCCGGCAggcgcggcgacggaggcCGCCCGTaccccgacgacggcggtcgACCGTGGGCGTCCtcttgccgctgctgctgctgatgctgataCTGCGGGTAGGGGCTGGACGCGTCACCACCAGAGTCACCGTAGCGTCCCGGCTGGGGCGAAGGATACTGAGGCTGGGATCCGTAGGCGCCAGCCGCGGCactggcggcgacgccggcggccagcgaggtcatggcggcgccctcggagACGGGGTCGGAGTAGGCGGAGCGTGTCGGGTCGCTGGAGCCGTAGGCGGCGGGGTGATCGCGGCGGTACTCGACGGCACCGTTCTGGGGGCCGCCGGCATATCCGTCGGGCGGCCGGCCGTCGTAGCCGTCGGGGTGAGCGCCGTGGTTGGTGTAGCCGTAGTCGGCGTGGCCTGCGATCGGCGGTCAGGATcagaggcgaggcgaggcggggCGAGGTGCAGAGGCAAGCAGCAAAACATGTCGCTCGCTCCCTCCCTCATTAACTCACTCACCTTTGTTGATGATCTCGGGGTCGTCGGGGATGTTGAAGTTGCCCAGCTGCGACGCCAGCTTGGCAACGTCGAAGTTGTCGAAGAACGACATGGCAGCCTTTATTTATTTGGTTTTGAGTTTTTTCTCCTTTTGCCTCTTTCGGCGTGTTTCCTTCTTGCGATAGCGACAGTCTGGGGGGTTGCAAGGTGGACGGTTTGGGGGCGGATGGATTTCTTTAGTTActttttccttcctcttcctttttttttttccccttcccggGGACGTGTCGCGGGGTCAAGTGACGGGTGACGGGTGACGAGTGATGAGTGAGACAGAAGCTgagacgacgaggggcagAATGAGAGAAAATCAGACGTGGCCAAGCTCAGGGTCCCGcgtccgacgccgacgtgccGGAGGATTCGTAATGCGGCTTCTTGGGCTGCAGATGCAGCTGCACGCCAGATTGGTCCTCGGGGGTCAGGTCGATGTATCTGTCTGTCTCGTTGTCTAGTGGGGATTTTGAAGACGAAGTGAGATGCGCGTCTTCGAGGCGGGCAATTTAGGTCCTTTCGTCATTTTAATGggcttcttttccctcttttttctGCGCTACAGTAACTGACTGGAGCGAGGCAAGCGCATGGCTGGCTCCCACTCAATCTCTCATGCCTAAGCcgccatctcatctcatctcatctcatctcatctcatctcatctcatctcatctcatctcatccatccatcccataCAAAGTCCTCGATTTGGCATACAAGATGCACCCTCAGCCCTCAGTGATCTACGGGGACCCCCCATGTTCCGGCTGCCATTGTCCCAGCTTGGCCCGCGGGACGACCCGTCCAACTCGTAGGGCTGAGGGCTGTGCTGCGCTCATCTGAGTCATCTCAGTTGTCGCGCGatgagtgagcgagtgagtgtGACAGTGAGTTAAGTGAGGATGGAAGAATCTCTTTCTACTCCCACCATGGTTTAGCTATTGTCTCGATTCCATTCTTGTCATATAATGCACCACGGGAGATGGATaattttttatttttttttgCCCAAGTAGGTCCAGAGAGCGGATCGTCATAGGAGCCACGGTATTATTACTACTGATTATATCTGAGGATAATTAATCTTCTCAATGCCGGATCGCCCCATTGCGAGTGAGTCGCGATGTGTCTTTCGTCCTCCTGTATGATATATCCTAGTTATTACATCAAATCACGCACTCAGTCATCCACGGGTGAATCCAACCTGGGCGGCTTTTGCCCATAGACAGTATGCCTGCGCCGAACGATTAGCCAAACAGTAACGCCACCAcggaaaaagaaaaaggaggtGGGGTGGAATGAGACGGTGGGGGGGGAACCACCCACAGATCCAGCATCGCGTGGAACGCGCCGCACTTCAGCTCGTGCCGCACGGCTTCCAGATGCGCATgcaccttctcctcgggccACCCCAGCACGCCGCAGAACAGCTTCATCGAGAagccctcgaggccctcgaggatcTGCGCCAGGTTCAGCATGCCCTGGCCCCGGAAGTGCGCGTCCCTGGCCCAGGGCCCGATGGGCGTCTTGAACCGGTGGTGCGACACgcggccgaagccgccgtgGGCGCGCACCCAGCCCTCGAGCTGCGGCCCGGGGCAAGGGTCGCGCCCGACCGCCCGGAGTGTCCGCACAAAGGTCTGGTTCCAGGCGTAAGTGGCGTGCCGCGCCGTGTACGTCCCGTCGTCCGAGTAGTACTCGGTGCCCATGTCCTGGAACTCGGCCCACCCGCCGGGGTTCAGGTGGCTTGGGCCTTCTCGTCAGCGCGGGCGGAGGGAATCCGAGGATGAGATTGGGGCTCGGGCATattgagggggagggggaagcaTATTACTCACTCGTATATCCTCTCAATCAGACTCGGCCAGTCCCCGATCGAGCAGGCCATGTACCGGCACATAATGTAGTCGAACTTCTTGTGCCCGACCCAGGGgctctcgacgtcgtcgatctcgaaCTTGACGTTCGAGGGGACCCTGCATCACCCAAAGTCAGCCCCAGCCTCCAAAATCCAAATGCCACCAAGCTTAGCTACGCTCACCACTCGGGCTGGATGGCGCTCAAGTCGTTCCCGATAACCTGCTCATGCCGTCAACGCCTACTCCTACTAAGCCACACAGCCCAAACAGAAAGGCTTCCAATCAAGGGTCAGTCAAGAACCCTTCCTCACCTCTGCGTTCTGGAAAATGTCACCCATCTCAATGGCCCCTTGGCAAGACAAGACAATCATCAGCACTGCGGGGTATCGACGGTCTCGGCGAACACCACATCACTCACAGATGCCGGTGCCCGTCCCGATATCGAGGATCCTGTGCACCTTGTCCCTTTCCAGAGGCGCCAGGTACAACCTGTTCCCCATCGCTCGAACCATCAGGGCGTGTGCCATGTCGAGACGGGTCAACTCGACTTCGTCGTTGGGGAACGCGTAGGCTAACCAGGAGTGGCGGTAGGCATTAGTAGCTGTGTCTCAGCTCCACGTGTGTCGGTCGAGAAGTGGACGTGGGGACGACAACTTACTCCCGGGCCGGAAGGCGTGGTAGCGCCGGCCGTACTCTTCCGGGTAGTCGACGACGCTCGAGGAGAGCGACAAAGTGTACCTCGCACTAACAAACCCAAGGTTATCAGTCTCAGAACGGTGAGTGAACAAGTGGGCTACGGGTTCCACGCTACATTTGATCATCCATGGTAGACCCATCGTCCGACTTGGAGATGCCAGTGTCAGCTGGGACTCGTCCGTGTGAGCAGTCTAGGTTTGACCAACAACAAatccctcgtcgacctcgagggcctcaTCCAGCTCCTCGGGATGGAGCGCCGCCATGCCCGGGGTATCGGCCATGCTTGCGGACCTAAGGTAACGTAAGGTAACGACGAGGACAGTCTCCGTGTAGATGATGTTTGTCGGCTTTGCTTCGGGGGGGTGTGAGTGGCCCGTATGAGTATCCTTCTCCGACGATTCCCGCGGTGTGGTCTTCCAGAGGCAGGCAACCAACCCAACAGACAGCATCAGGCAAGATGAATTACACCCGCAGGTTCTAATCTCCCAAGACGAAccggggggggagggaggtcaCATGCTCCAGTTTTTGTACCATTGAGTGACGAATTGGAGGCGCTCGTTGGTGCGAGAGGGCTGGGATTAGAAAGAACTTGGTCGAGACGCAGCGCCTCTCTAACCGCCGTCCTGGGGGCCAGAGATCCTGGCGAGATTGACACCAACAAGCCAAGCCAGAAATAGCCAGACTGCCCGTCTGCTTCGCCGGGGTGACGGCTAAACAAAATCGATGATATCCGTGAATGGATAACTGTCCGTGCCTATGCACGCCTGTGGTCCCTCCCTACGCCACCCGTCACTCGCATCATGTCAAAACACCACCAAGTGGGCTCTCTTCCACGTTCTCCATCCACGGTTTCGTCATCCTCTAATGCTCAATGGAGGCGAATATTCGTTCAATGTAatctcgtcatcatcattcGTGAAAAGTCTCTATCCGTCTtctccatggccgagaaAGAGCAATGTAAAGTAGGGGGTATAGAGCTGTGAAGCCGTCTAAGAAGAAACGAAGGACAGGGGGGAAACAGGGCACACGCCTCGCCGGGCGAGAATGCAAAACCCTCCAAATCAAACAAGGTAGACAAAACAAGCCAGAGCCGAGCTCACGACTATATAAAACACGGCCCAAAAGGACAACTTCCTCCAGTTCCCAAAACGCCAAACCAGTTATGCTTgtgctttttcttcttccttcctcgcctccctcctGTCTCGCCATGCGATGCAATGTTTGGAATATGCAATGTTTCCTCCGCAACCCTCCGTTGTCCCTTTGCCATCCGTGAACCTTCAggcatcttcatcttccatCACTCATCACGACTCTCTCTCGTTCGTGGGTACCTTCATTTCTGAGCAATCCGGGCACTGCGCTTGGCAGGCGTGCCGTTGGCGCTCAGGCCCAGttccttcttcgccgccgcacTCACCTTCTTCGGCTTGGTGACCTTAGCCCCATCCGTCTTCGGTCCGGGAATCCCAGCCTGGCGCGACTTCGTTGACTTGGCCGCCGTGGCGGTCGAGCTCGGGGTGCCGTTCGAAGTCTTGGTCGTAGTCTTGGCCGACGCCTTGGTCGAGCCCGCCGTCTTGCTGGAAGAACCCTTGGGTCTGCCCCTTGTCTTACCCACCTGCTTCACCTCAACGGGACTCAGAGGAGCAAGCAGCTGTTCCTCGGCCTGGCTCGTGGCCAGCTGCTCGGCCCA
It includes:
- a CDS encoding Putative WW domain-containing protein; amino-acid sequence: MSFFDNFDVAKLASQLGNFNIPDDPEIINKGHADYGYTNHGAHPDGYDGRPPDGYAGGPQNGAVEYRRDHPAAYGSSDPTRSAYSDPVSEGAAMTSLAAGVAASAAAGAYGSQPQYPSPQPGRYGDSGGDASSPYPQYQHQQQQRQEDAHGRPPSSGYGRPPSPRLPEGWVKRWDENSRRWYYVNQATGTSQWEAPAAPSPVVSPPPMSPGYGGHGDASRYGGHSPQPPYSPQPGYGGPSHQPSYGGHSPQPGYGGHSPQPPYGEYAAGAAAGAGAGYYAGQHYGQSQQHGYEQPQPYGQPHGQPYGQPHPQQAYGQSYEHGYGEEEKKKKKKKGGNGNMLLGVAGGLAVGAIGGALIANALDSGSESGSEHEHHHHERQSSSGSEDHYRERYERDESDRGSSHGSDGSGSDRGESDEYYDD
- a CDS encoding Putative S-adenosyl-L-methionine-dependent methyltransferase superfamily, with the protein product MADTPGMAALHPEELDEALEVDEGFVSDDGSTMDDQIARYTLSLSSSVVDYPEEYGRRYHAFRPGTYAFPNDEVELTRLDMAHALMVRAMGNRLYLAPLERDKVHRILDIGTGTGIWAIEMGDIFQNAEVIGNDLSAIQPEWVPSNVKFEIDDVESPWVGHKKFDYIMCRYMACSIGDWPSLIERIYDHLNPGGWAEFQDMGTEYYSDDGTYTARHATYAWNQTFVRTLRAVGRDPCPGPQLEGWVRAHGGFGRVSHHRFKTPIGPWARDAHFRGQGMLNLAQILEGLEGFSMKLFCGVLGWPEEKVHAHLEAVRHELKCGAFHAMLDLHTVYGQKPPRLDSPVDD